A region from the Mya arenaria isolate MELC-2E11 chromosome 2, ASM2691426v1 genome encodes:
- the LOC128244420 gene encoding RNA polymerase I-specific transcription initiation factor RRN3-like translates to MGEKYDFCALLTKYNKGSRNGYDSFVSQLADRKIEDGILLKCLTSLQPCVTQLDKENHQALVSVLLRLNWCSKPPAVIEVYQSIIITLVSTHTDFLKPCLKMIISVFVPDLKKKDGKVAVNEEMTQSHSRAFIQAHTLLRAITQIVPMAASPGVLVPLLGELSPWQGRHVYEQECYVRNLIQATYYLPTLRQNIMEHIIHKMINYDIQAPRSKLVETISDDSQESGIFNMDETSSCHEAAEKLDIMMVLLYEYIKSVCFNNGELNWECTKRFYREMLYVFEKIILPTYACSHTQFVMFYLASLKTELCDGFLDYLWKRVQNPNVHSVYRQTAVTYMGSLLARAKFINIRTVMRTLELMMTWAHNYTQTCLDSVMADIKHHGPFYSVCQAVFYVFAFRQKEMFETRKGLKWAENLQIQHLIQSRLNPLKVCLPLIVKTFASICRQHQLAFCDHIIQQNARSFIPVVSDGTQKVLEAYFPFDPYLLDRSKHYIEDQYRTYDRCVDFEDEDSAEEEDDDEMFTEDVMSSKHVAMATAPGSYVDKSNVDLMSYGTSPGFIDMT, encoded by the exons ATGGGAGAAAAATACGACTTCTGCGCATTGCTGACTAAATATAATAAG GGTTCAAGAAATGGTTATGACTCCTTTGTGAGTCAACTTGCTGATCGAAAGATTGAg GATGGCATACTGCTAAAGTGTTTGACATCTCTACAGCCATGTGTTACTCAACTGGACAAAGAGAATCACCAAGCTCTAGTCTCAGTCCTTCTT AGACTCAACTGGTGTAGCAAGCCTCCTGCAGTCATAGAAGTTTACCAGTCTATCATTATAACACTAGTCTCCACGCACACAGACTTCCTTAAGCCATGCTTGAAAATGATCATCAGCGTGTTTGTACCAG ATTTGAAGAAGAAGGATGGAAAGGTGGCAGTTAATGAGGAGATGACCCAGTCACACAGTCGGGCATTCATTCAGGCCCACACCCTCCTGCGGGCTATCACCCAAATTGTCCCCAT GGCGGCTTCACCAGGAGTGTTGGTCCCATTGCTAGGGGAGCTGTCGCCATGGCAGGGTCGTCATGTGTACGAACAAGAGTGTTACGTACGGAACCTCATACAGGCCACATACTATCTTCCGACATTACGACAAAACATCATGGAACACATTATACACAAGATGATCAACTACGAT ATCCAGGCGCCGAGAAGTAAGCTAGTGGAAACCATCTCAGATGATAGTCAGGAGAGTGGGATCTTCAACATG GATGAGACAAGCTCATGCCACGAAGCGGCTGAGAAGCTAGACATTATGATGGTGCTGTTGTATGAATATATCAAGTCTGTCTGCTTTAACAATG GTGAGCTGAACTGGGAGTGTACAAAGCGTTTCTATCGGGAGATGTTATACGTGTTTGAGAAGATCATCCTGCCCACCTATGCCTGTTCACACACACAATTTGTCATGTTTTACCTCGCCAGTCTAAAAACA GAGCTGTGCGATGGTTTCCTTGACTACTTATGGAAGCGAGTCCAAAACCCGAATGTTCATTCTGTGTACAGACAGACGGCCGTTACCTACATGGGTTCCCTGCTGGCACGGGCCAAGTTCATCAATATACG GACGGTGATGCGTACATTGGAGCTTATGATGACGTGGGCACACAACTATACCCAGACATGCTTGGACAGTGTAATGGCTGACATCAAACACCATGGACCCTTCTACTCTGTGTGCCAGGCAGTCTTCTATGTGTTCGCCTTTAGGCAAaaggaaatgtttgaaacaagaaAAG GTTTAAAATGGGCAGAAAACCTACAAATACAGCACCTGATTCAGAGTCGTCTTAACCCTCTGAAAGTCTGCCTTCCTCTCATAGTGAAGACATTTGCGTCAATATGCAG GCAGCACCAACTAGCGTTCTGTGACCATATCATACAGCAGAATGCCCGCTCTTTTATACCCGTGGTCAGTGACGGAACACAGAAGGTCTTAGAGGCATACTTCCCCTTTGACCCTTATCTCCTTGATAG GTCAAAGCATTACATAGAGGACCAATATAGAACGTATGACCGCTGTGTGGACTTTGAGGATGAGGACTCCGCTGAG gaagaagatgatgatgaaatgTTCACGGAGGATGTGATGTCATCAAAAcatgttgccatggcaaccgctCCAGGAAGTTATGTTGACAAGtcaaatgttgatttaatgAGTTATGGAACATCTCCGGGCTTTATTGATATGACATGA